The following are from one region of the Mycolicibacterium diernhoferi genome:
- a CDS encoding alpha-ketoacid dehydrogenase subunit beta — MSTATASRTMMMLDAIRDALDVALGLDPEVFQLGEDIQDPKGGGFGVHKGLETKYGSERIRCTPISEQAIMGAAIGAAMAGMRPVAEIMLMNFISVAADQLFNHAAKLRYMSGGATPIPLTVRTTTGAGAGFGAQHSEMLEATLVHTPGLKVAVPSTAADAKGLLLSAIFDDDPVVFVEMSSLYFAVRDDVPEGDYRVPLGKARIARQGSDLTLITYGRQVLDCVAVAEKLAGEGYSIEVIDLRSLQPLDTATIFGSVSKTHRAVVVHEAVTRGGFGAELSAQIHSELFNELAAPVGRVGGANTPVPYASSLEQNFLPGNRIEHAVRALLG, encoded by the coding sequence ATGAGCACCGCAACCGCATCCCGCACCATGATGATGCTCGATGCGATCCGGGACGCCCTCGACGTTGCACTGGGCCTGGACCCGGAGGTCTTCCAGCTCGGCGAGGACATCCAGGACCCCAAGGGCGGCGGGTTCGGTGTGCACAAGGGCCTGGAGACCAAGTATGGCTCCGAGCGGATACGCTGCACCCCGATCAGTGAGCAGGCCATCATGGGCGCGGCCATCGGCGCGGCGATGGCCGGCATGCGCCCGGTCGCCGAAATCATGCTGATGAACTTCATCTCGGTGGCGGCCGACCAGTTGTTCAACCACGCGGCAAAGCTGCGCTACATGTCCGGCGGGGCCACCCCGATCCCGCTGACCGTGCGTACCACTACCGGTGCCGGAGCCGGATTCGGCGCCCAGCATTCCGAGATGCTGGAAGCCACCCTGGTGCACACCCCCGGGCTGAAAGTGGCGGTACCCTCCACCGCGGCGGACGCCAAGGGTCTGCTGCTGTCCGCGATCTTCGATGACGACCCGGTGGTGTTCGTCGAGATGAGCAGCCTCTATTTCGCCGTTCGTGACGACGTTCCCGAAGGTGACTACCGGGTGCCGCTCGGCAAGGCCCGCATCGCCCGGCAAGGTAGCGACCTGACGTTGATCACCTACGGCCGTCAGGTGCTGGACTGCGTCGCGGTTGCCGAAAAGCTGGCCGGCGAGGGCTATTCCATCGAGGTCATCGATCTGCGGTCGTTGCAGCCACTCGACACGGCCACCATCTTCGGGTCGGTGTCCAAGACCCACCGGGCGGTGGTGGTGCACGAGGCGGTCACCCGTGGTGGATTCGGAGCCGAGTTGAGCGCACAGATCCACAGTGAACTGTTCAACGAGTTGGCTGCACCGGTGGGCAGGGTTGGTGGGGCCAACACCCCGGTGCCCTATGCATCGTCACTGGAGCAGAACTTCCTCCCGGGCAACCGTATCGAGCACGCCGTGCGGGCGTTGCTGGGCTGA
- a CDS encoding biotin/lipoyl-containing protein has product MAHEVRIPKLGVAVEEAQITEWQCSNGDDVEAGQVIYVLATDKTEVEIESPAAGVITIIGEVEIDYPVGTIVATID; this is encoded by the coding sequence ATGGCACATGAAGTTCGTATCCCCAAGCTGGGCGTCGCCGTCGAAGAGGCCCAGATCACCGAATGGCAATGCAGTAACGGCGATGATGTGGAAGCAGGGCAGGTCATCTACGTGCTGGCTACCGATAAGACCGAGGTCGAGATCGAGAGTCCCGCAGCGGGTGTGATCACCATCATTGGGGAGGTCGAGATCGACTATCCCGTCGGCACCATCGTCGCAACGATCGACTGA
- a CDS encoding aromatic ring-hydroxylating oxygenase subunit alpha, whose product MTAQLTPEEAQVPAEHAEPYKPRHTVDTSHVPYRVADGVHLPVQRYYDQDFADLEYEKMWLHTWQWACREEDIPEPGDFIEYSIVDKTVVIVRQPDRSIKVLNNVCPHRATQLVEPADAGTFGGNQIVCPFHGWRFNTDGTQSYIYCRKGFVAGSIDPDTMKLGEVRSAVKYGFVWINFDDDAPTLDEFFGDYDKHLAPMAMDRMRVRWWKYSVVPGNWKVATEAFLEAYHVMQAHPELAMGATDDDYNADGVPYYHHGMGHVDTATPFDPEHPENYTLPPTLVAGMEPGRFFIDQNQVLFEGTDGFATARDEYIADRIRDLPDDQVLFKFFEELYRYAEEADIPLPPLDPNASTYGFVFPNFVFLGLTGNLLFYRFRPNGHDPDSAIFEALAMQIPRRCDMDNAAPRREGPLEPEDWPFVLQQDMGNIYRQQAGYRSGAIKHSTLSPKYEPMIFSLHTEIDRYIATY is encoded by the coding sequence ATGACAGCTCAGCTCACACCCGAAGAAGCTCAAGTCCCGGCCGAGCATGCCGAACCGTACAAGCCCCGGCACACCGTGGACACCAGCCACGTGCCCTACCGGGTCGCCGATGGCGTGCACCTGCCGGTACAGCGTTACTACGACCAGGATTTCGCCGATCTCGAGTACGAGAAGATGTGGTTGCACACCTGGCAGTGGGCATGCCGCGAAGAAGACATCCCCGAACCGGGGGACTTCATCGAATACTCCATCGTCGACAAGACCGTCGTCATCGTGCGCCAGCCCGACCGCAGTATCAAGGTGCTCAACAACGTGTGCCCACACCGAGCCACCCAGCTCGTCGAGCCCGCCGACGCCGGAACATTCGGCGGCAACCAGATCGTCTGTCCCTTTCACGGCTGGCGGTTCAACACCGACGGCACACAGTCCTACATCTACTGCAGGAAGGGATTCGTCGCCGGGTCCATCGATCCGGACACAATGAAGCTCGGGGAGGTGCGCTCGGCCGTCAAGTACGGTTTCGTGTGGATCAACTTCGACGACGATGCGCCAACCCTCGATGAGTTCTTCGGTGATTACGACAAGCATCTGGCACCGATGGCAATGGACCGGATGCGGGTGCGCTGGTGGAAGTACTCGGTCGTGCCCGGCAACTGGAAGGTGGCCACCGAGGCATTCCTGGAGGCCTACCACGTCATGCAGGCCCATCCTGAACTCGCGATGGGCGCCACCGACGACGACTACAACGCCGACGGCGTGCCGTACTACCACCATGGAATGGGGCATGTGGACACCGCGACCCCGTTCGACCCCGAGCATCCGGAGAACTACACGCTGCCACCGACGCTGGTCGCTGGGATGGAGCCAGGTCGGTTCTTCATCGACCAGAATCAGGTGCTCTTCGAAGGCACCGACGGTTTCGCCACGGCACGCGACGAATACATTGCCGACCGGATCCGTGACCTGCCAGATGACCAGGTGCTGTTCAAGTTTTTCGAGGAACTCTACAGATACGCGGAAGAGGCCGACATCCCGCTTCCACCACTGGATCCCAACGCGTCAACCTACGGATTCGTGTTCCCCAACTTCGTCTTCCTCGGCCTGACGGGCAATCTGTTGTTCTACCGGTTCCGCCCGAACGGACATGACCCGGACTCGGCGATCTTTGAAGCACTGGCGATGCAGATCCCGAGGCGTTGCGATATGGACAATGCCGCACCGCGTCGGGAAGGACCACTGGAACCGGAGGACTGGCCGTTCGTGCTGCAACAGGACATGGGCAACATCTACCGGCAGCAGGCGGGATACCGCTCGGGTGCGATCAAGCACTCGACCCTGTCGCCCAAGTACGAACCGATGATCTTCTCGCTGCACACCGAGATCGACCGCTACATTGCCACCTATTGA
- a CDS encoding 2Fe-2S iron-sulfur cluster-binding protein — protein MRVEPAGIEITVREGESLMQAAWREGYEWPTLCYAMGRCTACRCEVLDGLHVLSERTDAEVALLGDLNRRVRRANPRRVRLACQVSATGDVTVRKPGVKKRTEERAANANDTT, from the coding sequence ATGCGGGTCGAGCCCGCCGGCATCGAGATCACCGTCCGCGAGGGCGAGAGTCTGATGCAGGCGGCCTGGCGGGAGGGCTACGAGTGGCCCACCCTCTGCTATGCGATGGGTCGCTGCACCGCGTGCCGGTGTGAGGTGCTCGACGGCCTGCACGTGCTCTCTGAGCGCACCGATGCCGAGGTCGCGCTGCTGGGCGACCTCAACCGCCGGGTCCGGCGGGCCAACCCCCGGCGCGTGCGGTTGGCTTGTCAGGTCAGCGCGACCGGTGATGTCACCGTGCGTAAACCCGGGGTGAAGAAGCGAACCGAGGAGAGGGCCGCAAACGCCAATGACACAACATGA